In the Sorghum bicolor cultivar BTx623 chromosome 4, Sorghum_bicolor_NCBIv3, whole genome shotgun sequence genome, gaatcttttgactctagttagccTTAGTTGGATAGAAGTAATGTTCACGTCCAAGGACAATACAGTACCAACCAACCGCCATTTCTTCATCTGCATTTGTCAGTTACTACTGTGGAGTAGCATTCAAGACGCTGTGAATTAGATTTTTTTAGttcggctttgtttagttcaccctaaaaaatcaaaaaaatttcaagattctccgtcacatcgaatcttatgacacatgaataaaacactaaatatagacaaaaatagaaactaattatatagtttagctgtaaatcacaagacgaatcttttgatcctagttagtccataattagataatatgtgtcacaaacaaacgaaatgctacagtacgaaaacttttcacttttcggaactaaaccagACATTCGTTCGCTTCTTCTTATTTTTTTCCCTCgtaataaatcagcaaacagtaagttataacattttgaacaaatAAATAGGCTTTTGTTTGTTTAGTTTTTGAGATACAATCTCATCAAAAGTAATTAGAAAATGGAAAGGGTTTAGAGAGGAGCAGGACAGCAGGAACCAAACACAGGAGCAGAGGAAGACGATGCCTCGCCACGTACTGGTGGTGGTTCCGCTCACCTCATCTCTCCGAACGTTGCTGCCTGCTGTCGCCTATCTTGATTCTTGACTACTGATCGATTTTTTCCCTTTCTGTTGACGCTCGAGTCTTTGTGTGCTGTCTGTATCATTGTATGAGTATGATTATCCAGTGGTTTTCTCCGAAATAATAAAAGATCCGCGGGAagctgcattgcattgcattgcatgcatgatgcatgtTCAAGGTACTGGTGGAATTTGCTACTACTAGTAGATTTTAAATTTTTATGTTTCACAGTTtagtccttgtttagtttgcaaaaaactTTTGGCTTCGGTTACTGTATCATTTTCGTTTGTCAAtgaattatggattaactagaattaaaagatttctctcgcaaattacactgcataattagttttgtttattctttatttaatactctcgtccaaagattcgatgtggctGGAAATCTTGGAATTTTTAGAAACTAGGCTACATtagttcctaaatttttttaagatttcccgtcacatcaaatctttgaatgcatgcatggagtattaaatatagataaaataaattagttacacagtttgtctgcgagacgaatattttaaatctagttagtctatggttagacaataattgtcaaatacaaacgaaagtgctacagtagcaaaaaaccaaaaaatttggcCATAtgtaaactttttgaatttggcTACTATAatgctttcgtttgtatttgacgattattgtccaatcatagactaactaagcttaaaaaatttgtctcgcaaattacagaaaaactatgaaattagttattttttatttatatttaatattttatacatgtaccgtaagattagATGTGATTGGAAATCTTGATTTTTTGTTTTCCTTAAATTTTAGGTGGAATTAAACAATCCAGGCGTAACCGGAGACAATGCACCTGCGCGTGGTCCCCGGTCGATCGGCTGGCCCGAAGCTCTGGTCGACGgcggcaatgcaatgcaatgcaatgcaagtcGTCGGCAGCTCGTGGCCTCGTGCCCCACTGATGTCGTGCACCCGCTGCTGCATGGCCGGGCCCTGGGGTACGGAGTCTAGGCTACTAGCTAGGTTTGCAGCGTTGCGTGGTCACAGTCGTAGCAGCGCAGGCCACGGcgtgtatatataataataaaaataaatgccGACGAGCAACTGCCAGCGGTTCCTGTCCGGGCCGTGGCGGGGAGCTACCGCATGCAATGACAGCAGTGCCGTCAAAGTAAAAGTAAAACCAACCAGCGCCCATTGTTTGGGCTGGCCGCAGTGTACAAGAGAGATCGTGTCGTGTCACCAGGCCCAATCACAAACACCCCGACTGGGTTGCTTCGGCCCAACAAGGCTTGTGACAGGAAGGAGAGCATATGCATGCACGTGTGCCAGCCCAATAAGGCTGCTGTGACACCGAGttgccttttctttttctctattTTGGACCCTAGTACAAAAGATCACCAGGAAAGATCAACGACGTAGCTAATTATGAATTGCAGTAATGCCGCCTCCTTCCAGCAGGCAAGCTGGTCCATTGGTCCGGGTGGTTCCAACGACGATCTTCagtgaaacaaaaaaaataatactaaatgaTAAGTAAATTCGATAAGGACATCGTCACTCCGCCAGTCCGAACTCcaagccagcagcagcagctctcaGTCTCTCACATGGCCACACATGCCCACGGCCACGGCCCTCTTATCCGCAGAGCACTGGCAGTGGAGGGATTATTACAAATCATCGAGCTCCACCAACCACAGGCGGCACTCACCACCACTTCACCGCTGACCAGCCGGCCACCGGAGTTCCTGCCGCGACCGCGAATCCGGCGCAATGGCCGCGGCGGCGATGGGCCTCCTGCGTGAGCTCCTGCGAACCACGGGCACCCGCCGGCTCTGCGGCACGGCCGTGGGCGTGGCGGCGGGCTTCCTCAGCGCCGCGACCGTCGCGTCGGCGTCCGACGGCGCCGCCTGCCCGGCCTACCCGTGGTCACCACAGGACGGGTAAGCTCGTAGCTAGCTAGCCTCCACTCCACCGTGGTTTTCTGAGTCAGTTTGCTGCTGGCTGCGTGTGCTTCGAGCAGGGCGCGTGGCGGGCACAAGGTGTTCATGCAGCACGACTGCGCGGCGTGCCACTCCGGCCTGCCGTACGCCGGCCTCGCCGACGAGGCCCTGGTGGCCGGAGGCGAGGTGGAAGCCCAGGCGGCCGAGATCGTCGTCGTCCACGACCACGAGGAGGCGGCGACGGCGCTGGCGGCGACGCTCCATGGCGGGGCCTGCCCGCCGGACCTCTCCGTCATCACCAAAGTAAGATGTTTCTAACTCCAACTCTGCTACCATAATCCGTTGCTGACACGAGTTGCTGGTCTGTCCTGTCCATGGCAAAACCAAAACCAGATGCTGGAAGTGCTGCGCCACGGCGACCTGTACAACAACGCCGACGAGATCAAGAAGCCGGTGGCGCTGCCTTCTCCTGTCTGGCTGCAGTTTCTTCAGCCGTACATGAGGATTCCCCAGGCAGCCTGAAATGCCAGATTCTCACTATTTAGAAGAACCCAGCTCCGCTGCAATGTCAGTGTGCGATGTTCATGTGTGAAAATAACATTTGGATCTGTGTAGGATGATCCTCTATTTGTGTATTGAAATGAAACCTATCCTACCACACCACTATGTTATGTACTCTGGTCTTTGCTATGTTGTTGACAGTACTCAAACTCTCAAAGTGCAACAACAAGACGATGTGACAAGCATGACTAAGCTTGTGATGCCAAAGTCGCTGTGTTGACTCTCAATCGATGAACCATGAATTGCAGTCTCACTGACACAAAACGTAGTTTCAGAGTAATATCCGCAAGAAACGGATAAGTTGCTGTAACTCTTATCTGAAAAAGAATTAGGCTCTGACTCGCGCGTGCTGGAGCAATGAGTTCCACAACCATTCCATTTCTCACTACCTCTGTTGTGCTGAATGTGTCCATTCTTCAGGTGCTTCGCCGTCTTTCAAAATCTGACGCACTTGATCTCTAAAGCCTCGTAGCGCTCCGAGCTTTTTAAGGCTCTCTTTTTGCTTGGCAATCACCGTTTCAAGGTACTTGCTGTGTTCCTCAACTTGCAGCTGCAgctttctttggatctgtgtaAAGGAAAAATATAAGTGGGTGCACGAGGCGGCatgccttctctttcttttctcctGGCAGTTCCATTTTCCTTTCAATCAGCATATATCTTTTTTTAAAGAACATACCTCAAGTTGTTCATGAAGTTGTTTCTGCAAGCCAATCTGAGCCATTACTCCTTCAACGTTCCCTTTGCCTCTGCAGTAGGCATAATTTTAAATCTGAACTGAACCTTAAAAGGAAACTTCACTATAAGTTCATGCCCTTGAAGAAAGGAAAACATATTTTTGGACCTAAAATAGGTGAATAGGTGGTAACTAAAAACTAACCCAGTCAGGTAAATAGGTGAAATCTTATGCATCACTGTTTACAAAAATGGGCAACATATGGACTATGTAAAAGTAGAAGCTGGGAAAGACTTGATGTCAAGTAAAAGTCATCTCACTTCGATTGTGGAATGGAATCTTCATCTGCTTTGCCGCTTCTTCCAGACACACCTGTTAGGAAGGAGAAGCAATCATTAAATTATAACTTTATTCAATTTGCCAAATAATAATTTGACTGCATTGTCCTATATGCTCCTTATATACGTATGATGCAGGATGCCTTCAAACTGATATTACAACAAAGAGAGATGGACGGACCATCAGAACGATGTTGAACTGTACGGTACTTCTGTAGAACAATAAACATGTCTGTCAGTAAAAAGACAAGCATGATAAAGAAAAAAGGCACTGAGAACTTAGAAGCAACAAATTGAAACCTGCAGATGGCTTTTTACATGGTATATAGTTAATCCTTCGACCTTCATAACCTTCTGGACTGCTTTTGGAGTTGCTTCTGCAGGAACAAAGAGAAGGAACAAAATTATCTGCTGACAAGGGTAAGGCGACTCGCAGCGTGACTGAAAAAATTGAGACTTGCACTTGAATGTCCAAGTAAGAAAAATGTAACACAAATGTTAGAGAGAAACATCAGTATCCTACTTTCGCTCCCACCAAGCTTGTTAACAGCATCAACAAAACGCTCATGGAGCTCAGGTGTCCAGCGCAACCTTGGCTTTGGAGCAGTGTTTGAAGAAGGGAGGCTGTCAGCGCCAAGTCTGTCACAGTTGAAAGGATCTGGTACACTCCTCTGAGTATGGCAGAATAAGTAATTTTGAGGTGTTGCACTTCTTGCATCAACTGTCTACAAACAAggaataactttaagtctttaaCTGCATTCGACATTGCAAGAAGAAGTCCGCTACTTTAGTTTTCAAATTAAGTTCACTGATAAAGATCATATCATATTGTTTTACAGGTAGTACAAATACAGAATAAAACTAAGGAGAAGAAGTAATGAAATAGTTAGGCCATGGCATGAACCAAACATATATCCAGATACCTTCAGCACAGATTCAGCAGAACCTACATTCTTCTGAAGCTGCATAGGACTCCCAGATGAGAACCACTCATTTTGTGATGTAAGGTGAGTGTTAGGATCGACTGTAATGGTGGCTTGAACTTGTTGGCCAAACGTGGTCACATTTTTCGATTTGGAACAATCGACACTTGCTGGATAATCAAATAAACCTAGGAGCTGTTCTTGGTTCGAACATATCTGTTCAGATATTTCTGGAAAGTCCATCACCAAAGGCCTTGAATTACCCATTAATGATGAATGTGTTGCTAGCAATGGAGTATCAGGATCACATGGCTCAGTAACATATGATCCAGAACAAAGCTGCCCATTAGGTGATTCGTTGGTGAAACTGGAAGCTAAATGTGTTGACATGGTATCAGGTGCAGCCATAGAAGTGTCAAATGAAGTGACAGAACTAATAGGCAGTTCCCTTTCAACAAAAGATAATCTCTGCTCTGGAAAACTAGGAAATGACACCTCTGAGAATGCTGGTACTAATGTTATAGCTGATGAAAGACATGGGGGAACTCTTCCACTGTGAAGCCTATTCATGGTTGATGTATGGCTGCATGCAGTACCCATCAGTTTAATCTGTTCAAGTGAAGCTTCATTCATATCATTCACCAAGTGCAGAGATTTAGTTTATCAATCATGTTAAGAAAACAataggagagaaaaaaaaagtggcTGCAGGCAAACTAAAGATTGTAATCATGATGTAATAGAGAGCAAACTGCAAAGGATTGACAAAAGACATCTAGCATGAATTGCGGAGTTAAACCGCTCCTTAAACATAAAGATAAGAGATAAAAGTAAAGAAGTATCAGAAAACTGATTAGAGCAAGATACACCTAATAAATTAGTTTATGAAAAGAGTTAATAAATGCAACGAAGAATACAAGGGAAATAGAACATCAAAGAAAGGGATCATAAGTGAAAAAACAGACAGAACAAACTGCAACAAGAGTAAGCTCAAATTGGCTTCTGGGTTGCTACTTACTCGTTTCTCCGGAATCGATGAAAGAAGTGCCGCTAAACTTTAAATCTTAGATAGATGTGAGGTTAGCATCATCTGGAATCATCAATTGTTTTCCTTTCAGAGATCTGGAGTGGGGACCATGGTTCTGGACCTGCTACATGTACCCCTTTCTTCAATGACCAAACTAATAGTCCACTGCCATTCCATACTGCAGCAACTTGAACAACATGCTTTCTTAATTTAGAAATGATAATTGTCGAAACCAACAAGCTATTGCACACCCTTTCCTACGAGCAACATGTATACCTTCAATTTTTAAAAGCTGGCAACTCTCAAGATAGTTAAATTAGGTTGCTAGTACAAGCAGGAACCAGTGACTCAGATATATACAGACCCAACCGTTTATATTGTGAAAGCTGGTTATATTAAATTACCAGCATCTACCTTCCCAAAGCTTATTGTCTGATCAGCAAACTGTGTGGATGAAGCACCATCTATAATAAATTCCAACAATGAGCTTGCATTCTAGGATTTCTCTTGGCAGCAATGTGCCTTGTAGTTGACAAACCCGATTTGGCATGTACCAAACTTTCATTGACAAGCTGGCTTGACAATGACCCATTCTACATTAGATTTCTCTTTTGCCATTATCCATTATCTCACACTTTTTAATTTCAATTAGAGTAGCAGAAATAGAAAACCAGAGGTTCTCAGACACCTCATTACTTACGTTTGGAGTTCTGATCTGGGGTAGGTAGAATCTAAAAGCATAGGGGAGAAGGTAATGAGGAAAAAGTCAACTAGGCATTGATTGGTTTGCAGAATCGAAATGGTAGCAGCTTTAACAGAGGTAAAAACATACTTAGGCCGATGTGAAACACTGCTTGCAGTCAAGATAAAGAGATGAAACTGGACTGCAAACAAAATAACAAGAAAATCCACactaaaatattattatataatATCACAAACAGTTCATTTATCACCCTAAAAAAATTCCGTACATTTCATGTGCAGAAtgcacaaaaaaaatatagaagaaTGAACACAGGGTGAATCTAGTAACAGTCTTCCATTTCACCTTGAAGACAAAAAAGAGCAAGAACAAATTCAGTCTCTAGGTTTACATGCATGAAATGGCCATAATCTATATCCTTTTCATTTCAACTGTTTCCAGCATGCAAAAAGGTGGAATCAATTGATTTTCTGCTATTTCAGGTTCAGCCAATCAATGTTTGCAGTCAGCTGGGGAATCAGTCACTCATATTTTTCCTTGAACGATGCAGGAGAGTTGGCGTCATTTCATTAAAGCAGAAGAGTGCAAAGATGTACAACATCACCCTGACCCCGGCAACACACACACGCACGCACGAACACATACCAGTGACACAAGTTAGTTTTTGATCATGCTACATGAAAAGTAAAAGATACAACCAAGGAAGCTATAGCCGATCAGTCATTCTTTAAAACTTAAAAGTGAAATGTCAGAATCAGCGTGCAAATTGTAATATTCAgcatgatcttgaactataaCTATGTCATCGTGGAACCATTAAATGAAGTTGCTGAATATGGAATGCGTAGAGACACTGAATCCTTTCAGTAATCTCACCTGGAAGGAAGAAAAACAAGCTTTAGCTGAAGAATTCTGAGCACTTGGGTGCTCATCTCATTTGAAATCTGAGAAAGGGAGCAGCTGCAATTACGAATAACTT is a window encoding:
- the LOC8084700 gene encoding cytochrome c1-2, heme protein, mitochondrial, yielding MAAAAMGLLRELLRTTGTRRLCGTAVGVAAGFLSAATVASASDGAACPAYPWSPQDGARGGHKVFMQHDCAACHSGLPYAGLADEALVAGGEVEAQAAEIVVVHDHEEAATALAATLHGGACPPDLSVITKMLEVLRHGDLYNNADEIKKPVALPSPVWLQFLQPYMRIPQAA
- the LOC8056432 gene encoding protein PHOSPHATE STARVATION RESPONSE 2 isoform X2, whose amino-acid sequence is MNEASLEQIKLMGTACSHTSTMNRLHSGRVPPCLSSAITLVPAFSEVSFPSFPEQRLSFVERELPISSVTSFDTSMAAPDTMSTHLASSFTNESPNGQLCSGSYVTEPCDPDTPLLATHSSLMGNSRPLVMDFPEISEQICSNQEQLLGLFDYPASVDCSKSKNVTTFGQQVQATITVDPNTHLTSQNEWFSSGSPMQLQKNVGSAESVLKTVDARSATPQNYLFCHTQRSVPDPFNCDRLGADSLPSSNTAPKPRLRWTPELHERFVDAVNKLGGSEKATPKAVQKVMKVEGLTIYHKYRTVQHRSDGVSGRSGKADEDSIPQSKGKGNVEGVMAQIGLQKQLHEQLEIQRKLQLQVEEHSKYLETVIAKQKESLKKLGALRGFRDQVRQILKDGEAPEEWTHSAQQR
- the LOC8056432 gene encoding protein PHOSPHATE STARVATION RESPONSE 2 isoform X1 → MNEASLEQIKLMGTACSHTSTMNRLHSGRVPPCLSSAITLVPAFSEVSFPSFPEQRLSFVERELPISSVTSFDTSMAAPDTMSTHLASSFTNESPNGQLCSGSYVTEPCDPDTPLLATHSSLMGNSRPLVMDFPEISEQICSNQEQLLGLFDYPASVDCSKSKNVTTFGQQVQATITVDPNTHLTSQNEWFSSGSPMQLQKNVGSAESVLKTVDARSATPQNYLFCHTQRSVPDPFNCDRLGADSLPSSNTAPKPRLRWTPELHERFVDAVNKLGGSEKATPKAVQKVMKVEGLTIYHVKSHLQKYRTVQHRSDGVSGRSGKADEDSIPQSKGKGNVEGVMAQIGLQKQLHEQLEIQRKLQLQVEEHSKYLETVIAKQKESLKKLGALRGFRDQVRQILKDGEAPEEWTHSAQQR
- the LOC8056432 gene encoding protein PHOSPHATE STARVATION RESPONSE 2 isoform X3, which produces MGTACSHTSTMNRLHSGRVPPCLSSAITLVPAFSEVSFPSFPEQRLSFVERELPISSVTSFDTSMAAPDTMSTHLASSFTNESPNGQLCSGSYVTEPCDPDTPLLATHSSLMGNSRPLVMDFPEISEQICSNQEQLLGLFDYPASVDCSKSKNVTTFGQQVQATITVDPNTHLTSQNEWFSSGSPMQLQKNVGSAESVLKTVDARSATPQNYLFCHTQRSVPDPFNCDRLGADSLPSSNTAPKPRLRWTPELHERFVDAVNKLGGSEKATPKAVQKVMKVEGLTIYHVKSHLQKYRTVQHRSDGVSGRSGKADEDSIPQSKGKGNVEGVMAQIGLQKQLHEQLEIQRKLQLQVEEHSKYLETVIAKQKESLKKLGALRGFRDQVRQILKDGEAPEEWTHSAQQR